From Pan troglodytes isolate AG18354 chromosome 1, NHGRI_mPanTro3-v2.0_pri, whole genome shotgun sequence:
cacaacctccacctcctgggttaaagtgattctcctgccttagcctcctgagtagctgggattacaggcacacgccaccacgcccggctaatttttttgtattttttagtggagacggggttttaccatgttggtcaggctggtctcaaactcctgacctcatgagccactgtgcccagccaccacaTCTTCTTTATTCGTTCATCTGTtggtgggcacttaggttgattctatattttgcctattgtgaactgtgcagcaataaacatgggagtgcagatacctttTCAAAAAGTAGCTTATTTTTACATGCTAAtattttgggggatttttttccttttattttctgaattgtttGTTAATTGTAGACATCATGATATTTTTctcctaaatattttaatatgtagctCTAAAAAATAAGGCCTtttgtgtatgcgtgtgtgtgtggccaCAGTACCTTTGTTAAGATCTAAtaggccggcgcagtggctcacgcctgtactcccagcactttgggaggctgaggcggacggatcacctaaggtcagaagttcaagaccagcctggccaacgtggtgaaaccctgtctgtactaaaaatacaaaaaattagttgggcatggtggtgcacacttgtaatcccagctgcttgggaagctgaggcaggagaattgcttgaacccgggaggcggaggttgcagtaagctgagatcacaccattgcactgcagcttgggcagcaagagtgaaacgctgtctcaaaaaaaaaagagggccgggcgcggagcctcatgcatgtaatcccagcactttgggaggccgaggcgggtggatcacgaggtcaggatatcgagaccatcccagacaacatggtgaaactccatctctactaaaatacaaaaagttagccgtgtgtggtggcacgcgcctctaatcccagctattcgggaggcttaggcaggagaattacttgaacccgggaggcgaagtttgcagtgagctgagatcgcaccattgcactccaccctggcgacagagcaagactccgtctccaaaaaaaaaaaaaagatctaacaGAATTAATCAGAAATCCTTAATAACattcaatacctactttatttaaaaattttctgagttGTCCCCAGAATATCAGTGGATCATTATATTTAATTGTGATAACAGTATCATCTTAATAACATTACAGGCcaaggcatggtgactcatgcctctaatcctagcactttgggaggccaaggcatgaggattgcttgagcccaggagttttgagaacagcctggcgaatatagtgagaccttatctctatctctgtttttgtattttttttttaattagccaggtgtggtggcttgtgcctgtagccccagctgctcaagaggctgaggtgggaggattgtttgagcccagcaAGTCGAGCcagcagtgagatatgatcacaccactgctctccagcctgggtgacagagtaagaccctatctcaaaaaaaaaaaaaaaaaaacccaaaaagtagtattacatttttattcacaCTTGTTTAAGAGCAGTGCAGTGACTTGAAGGAGCTTGTATGGCCCTAGGGTTCTTTTCATAAGTTTGTCTAATGCTGATTCTtagtcttttttgagacagaatctcaccctgtcacccaggctggaatgcagtgacgcaatcacagctcagtgcaacttaagcctcccgggttcagcagttctcctgcctcatccttccaagtagctgggactacaggcatgttggccaggctggtctcgaactcctagcctcaagtgagccacccgctttggcctcccagagtgctgggattacaggcatgagccaccacactctgtCTGattcatagtctttttttttttttcttttctttctttttctttttcttttttttttttgagatggagtttcactcttgtcacccaggctggtgtgtgcagtggcacagtctcagctcactgcaacctccgcctcccaggttcaagcaattctcctgcctcagcctcccaagtagctgggattacaggcgtgcaccaccacacccggctaatttttgtattagaggcggggttttgccatgttggccaggctggtcttgaactcctgacttcagatgatccgcctgcctctgcctcccaaagctctgagattacaggcgtgagccagtgcacccggccCTGATTCATagtcttttaatatttatgtctAATACAGAAATCTTAACCTGCTTGGtggtgaggtgtcctgtgagccCCTTGAAATTACATATAAactttgcctgtgtgtgtgcatttttcaaGGGAAAGGTTGCATAGCTTTTGTTAGTGTGAGATTTGGGACTAAAAAATGGTTAAGACTGTTagttattattcctgttttccatagtggctatctTAAGGTACATTtcttctaatattcttttttttttttttttttttttttttttgagacggagtctcgctcttttgcccaggctggagtgcagtggtgcgatctcggctcactgcaagctctgcctcctgggttcacgccattctcctgcctcagcctcccgagtagctgggactacaggcacccaccaccacgcccggctaatttttttgcatttttagtagagacggggtttcatcgtgttagccaggatagaatggtctcgatctcctgaactcgtgatccacctgcctcggcctcccaaagtgctgggattacaggcgtgagccaccacacccggcccatttcttcaaatattataacatttttcttcctgGCATCGTTACCTCCACTTCCTGAGCATCTCATTAAAGGTAACAGATGTAGGTTATTCTAATCTTTCAAAAAATCTTGTGTTAGTGGAAAGGAGAGAGTTTGAGGAAGAAATAGGATTGAGAGAAGGATGCTTTAAGGAGCTTAACCATGTTTAGGAGTCGGAGCCTGTTGGGGGTGGTGAAGATTGAAGACAGGGAAAACGAATTGACAAAATCTTGGAATACATGGCATGATGAGGTTGGATGAGCCTTAGGAAGGTACAAGAGATCTATCCTTCCATAATTTGGAAAACAAGCAGCAGAAGTTACAGTTGTTCATGCCTATTTCCTCAAAGTAGGAGATTGTGTTAGGTGTTAAGGAGGGTGATGGTGCTCAGAGGGACAGTGTTAGGATAGCCACCATGGAGAATCAATTCATTCTCCCTCTTGAATCTTTTTCTGTATTAGCTCCTTCCCCTGTAGAACTGATGTGTCAAAGGTTACCAGAGATCTCTTAAATCCCCTTATATTTGAGTTCCTACCTCACTAGTTTTCTTGAGATAACACAATgtagatcttttttttcttttttttgagggagtttcgctcttgttacccaggctggagtgtagtggcgccatcttggctcaccgcagcctctgcctcccagcttcaagcgattctcttgcctcagcctcccaagtagctgggactacagacatgcattactgtgcccggctgattttgtatttttagtagaggcagggtttctccatgttggtcaggcttgtcttgaactcccaacctcaggtgatcctcctgccttggcctcccaaagtgttgggattacaggcatgagccaccgtgcccagccaacacatGTAAATCTTAACCTGATGCTTGTACATTAGAAATTGCTTAAtaagtgtttttattattgatGTTGCATGACAGCTGTGAAAATAGAGCTGATAAATAGGTTATAGGAGAAAGAGTGAATGAGATTGCCCAGGGAAAACATAGACTAAGAAAGGCCTGGACAAAATATTGCTTAAAGGTGttctagaagagaaaaatgagagaggTAAACAAATCGGGGGGTGAGTGGAAAAGAGATAATATCGTTATGTTGCTAGTTAACTGTTTCCCAAACATGTGGTTAACTTTCATACCTACTTGCCTTTCCTCCTGCTTTTCTCTTGGTCCTCTCTCTGGCTGGCTGAGCCCCATTCTTTGACAATTCAGGTTTTATATGTTGTTATAGCTTTTCCTCATTCCTTTATGCAGAATTTCTTATTTATCCATGTCCTCATAGCACCTAATGTACCCCTAGACAGTGTTTCTAAATGGAGTTGCAGACCTCTTTgagaataaatatgaaatgtgTGAATCCTCTTCctagaaaaatctacattttactcTTTCGCAAATAATTTCAGAGAAAACCTGGATTCCTAGAGGCCTGTTCCATAGACCCCAGATTAAGAACCcctggcttttgtttgtttgttttactttaaaaaattacttggctaggcacagtggctcatacctgtaattctggcactttgggaggctgagatgggaggattgcttgagcttgggaagtcagggttgcagtgagccatgattgagccactgcactctagcctgcgagacagaacgagactctgtctcaaaacaaaaatccagGGTTCTAggtagttaaaaaaagaaaaaagaattatttcaactttattcatatttctttggCTGGGGTGtagggggctgggggcggggggaggtTAGACATTGTCCAGTAAATGCCCAAGGCTTTAAGCTTCCAGTTTTCGTATTTGCAAAAACTCGAAACTAATTCCATTAAAgtgacaaaaatgtaaataatctctctctttttgccatactgtataattaaaaatatgtagcaGTTAAAAGTCTTACCAAAATTGGccggtgcactggctcacacctgtaattctagcactttgggagactgaagtggattgacaaaaggattgcttgaggccaggagtttccaaccagcctgggcaacatggcgagaccctgtccctacaaaaaaaaattttttttacttacttgggcatggtggtgcaccactgtagtcctagctacttgggaggctgaaacaggaggctcgcttgagctcAAAggatagtcctagctactcaggaggctgcggtgagctatgatcatgctccagcctgagcaacagtgagattctgtctcttaaaaaaaaaaaaaaaaaaaggccaggcatggtggctcacacctataatcccagcactttgggaggctgggacaggtagatcacctgaggtcaggagttcgagaccaacctggccaacatgaaattACCAAAAATTGTCTCAGAAGTTTGACAAAATTGTTAATTTGTGTCAtaaaattttgtcaaaattttttCTCATAAGCTTGACAAAATGGACAATTTCAAAGAGAGTAGGAGGTATTGGAGGCCAGCTGATTAGCAGTGGGAAATCATATGGGCTAGTACCAAGTTTTTGCCTTATTATAAGTATAGAGAAGTGACAGTTCCTACATGCAGTTTGAAATAATGGTGACAGAATGCAGGGTTTGGAATCCGAGATAGTGCCTAAATTTTGAGCtcaggaagaaatggggaaaggaaaaagggaaacagTGGTAAGCCAGGAGGATGCTGAATTAGGTTAGAGTTGACGATAgaatttaaaatgtcttataGATAAGATCTAGAACGAAGCTTTGGTAAGAAGTCTGAGCTACGTACATAAGATTATCAGCAACATATATGTTAAGGTGGAGCCAtttaaagaaagaacagaagGGACCTATGATTTACTGATTgttgaaaatcaaaataaaggaGTCAGAGAAAATAAAGATTGTGAGTCAGCAGGACTTTTGTCTTATTTTCAAGTGGATTTATTGATTACTTTTCTTCTTACAGCCAAGTGCAAGATCTGTGAATGGGCGTTTGAAAGTGAGCCACTATTTCTCCAGCATATGAAGGATACTCATAAGCCTGGAGAGATGCCTTATGTTTGCCAGGTATTGCCTTTTTCTCCAGGGAGTTTTAGCAGTTTTGCTCTCAGGAAGAATACAAAGAATCTACTAATGAATATTGTTGACCACCTACTGCATACACTCAGTTTAGGAACTCTGAGTAGGTACAGAAGAAATAGTAAACACAGTTTATCTTCAGGGTTTCCATGcaggagaaaaacataaaagaacatGTCCACAAGTAGACTAGCCAGGGAACATGTGCATATTCTAAGGGAGTGTCTGTCTCCTGAACGTGCCCTTTGGAAATTGACAGaaaaggctttatttttcttagttaGAGAACATGGATTATTCTTAGACTTTCTGTCCCTtcctatttttaaagtaatagctAAACCTATCATAAACATAGCCCagcattacaaagtcaggaaaataatttgatttgTATGCAtttgagaaaacttttttttttcaatttaaaaatttttgttgctacctttttttttaaggccTCTCAGTTGTTCACTTCATTCTTAGCCTTATTTTCCCTCCTATGTGACTCAGGTGTGTCAATATCGCTCCTCACTCTACTCTGAGGTAGATGTCCATTTTCGGATGATCCATGAGGATACCCGGCATCTGCTCTGCCCTTATTGCCTGAAGGTCTTCAAAAATGGCAATGCATTCCAACAGCATTACATGAGGCACCAGGTACTAGGCACCAAGCAATTCCcatattctcttgttttttttttttttaaacatggatGCTGGGGCCAGGGCTGAGCTAGGCAAATAATTTGGGCAGAGATTATAATATGCATATGTTTGCAGAAATTTATTGAATTCACTTAATGTGCCATGTACTAGTCCAGATGCTAGAGATTTAGTAGTAAACAGGGCAAACAATACAATAAAGCATGAAGAGTACTGTGTTGGGGAAATTATAGGATATAGAAAATCACATAGCTATTCTGGGTGCCTAGTAAGGCTTCCAGAAAGAAGTGTTGTTCAATACCTGAGGGATGAATAAGAATGAGCCAGATGAAATAAGACGAAGAACAGTGTGGCCAAGGCACAAAGCAAGATTGTGGAGGTTCAAGAAATTGAGAGAGATTCAGTGTAGGGTGTAAGAGACAGAGGGGTTGGAAGTTAGGCAGGGACAGATCATGGAGGATCTTTTAAGCCATGAAAAGAATTTACTGGGAAGCCACTAAAGGGGTTTTAAGCCCTGGAGTGATGTGTTCAGCTTTAGTTAAGGCTTTATACTGCCTGCACTGCAGAGAATGGATTAAAGAAGATTGAGACTACAGTTAGGGAAACTAGCTAGAAGGCCTTTTTCAGTAGTTTAGGTGAGAGATGATAGTGGCTATtggcttttgaaataaaaagaggGTAGAGTTGAGAGATATTCAGAAGATTTGTGATATTTATGATGTAGAGATGGATTAGGTGAAGGTAGCAATGCAGTAGTTAAGAATAGTGCCTAAGATTCTGTCTTGGGCAGTTGGGTGAATGAGGGAACTATTTGCTGAAATAGAAACAATAGAGAAAGTATATTTGTGAGGGGGGAGATCATGAGTTTGGATATTGTAAGTTAGCAGTATCTGTGGATGTCAAGTGTAGCTGTTGGATAATAGATCTCAAGCCTGTGAGAGAACTCTGGGTTGTAGAAAAGATTTAGGAATCAGCGTTATATAAATCCTATAGATTTTAAACTTAAATACCATGGGCCCCCCAACCCTGTTGAGAATAAGAGAAGGCTTAGGATATTTGAAGTCCCTTATCTATAAAGCAACCACCATAGTACTAGGAGGAAAACCAGAAGAGTCTTAACCTTAAGGAAACTGGGGAGAAGAAAGTGTTTTAAAGAAAAGGGTGTGATCAAAATGTCATATGTTACAGGAAGGTGTCAAGCAACATAGAGACTTAGAAACAGGCCTTTAATTTAGCGACATTGATGAGAGCCATTTTGTTGGTTGGTAGGGGGGAAGTCACATTTCAGCAGAACAAATGAATGAGAGGTAAGGAAATGAAGACGATGTATTTAAAgaagtttatttataaaaaggGAGGACCCAGGGTAGGTAAATCCAGAGGAAGAAGTGGCAAAGAAGagttttttattgcttttattttccttataagaTGAAAAGCTATGACTTCGTTTTAAAATACTACAAGAAGAGAGCCACTAGAGGAGAGTGAAAGGGGTATATAAGAGAGGATTCAAAATGGAGAATAAGATGAGTGCATGTGTGCTTAATAgtcacatacatatgcacacaaacaTATGTACCCTATTACACTCATAGTCTCCTTTGCACAGTAGTGACTGCTGATTGTCTGCCACAACTGTATTTCCAAATAGGGGCATGGAAATTGTCTCTTAGCCTAAGCTTACAGAGCTTTGTTATCCTACTAAAGAAAATCATAGACATGGGTTCTATTTTTGAAGGACTTCAATACTAGGCAGACTGAATCCTCAAAATGGTCTCACCAGGAGACATATCTGTATATACTGATGTGTTAAGTGAGAAAACAGCAAGGTATAGACAAGTGCTATCATTTGtgttaaaaggagaaaaagaagagggctgaggtgggaggatcacttgagcccaggaggtggagtccagcctgggcaacatggtgagacaatatctctacaaaaaggaaagggaaaaaagtgagggccaggcacagtgatgcacacctgtaattccaacactttgggaagccaaggcgggtagatcacttgaacccaggagttgaagaccagcctgggcaacatggtgacaccccatctctacaaaaaaatacaaaaagtagccaggcgtggtggcacgtgcctgtagtcccagctacttgggacgtgcagtgagctatgaacatgccactgcactccagcctgggctacagagagagaccctgtctcaaaaaaagggggCGAGGCAGGTAATGATTGGATATGAATGTATTTGTGATATAGTTATATGTGTAGACTGCCCACGAAAGCGTACTCAGGAAACTGGTAATAAGTTGTTTGTATGGAAGGGGACTGAGTGTTGGAGTtgaaaacaaagttggaagagtatagaaaaaaaagtatgactTTAGTTTACTATGTAcattgtccttttttaaaaaaagaagaatgaagaatgTCCAGAAGAATGTCCAGTTGTCAGCAGTGTAAagatataatacaaataaaggtTACATCACTCATTCAAATTGTTAAAACAAGTCAGGAAAGGATGATTTGAGAACTTAGTCATCCTGGACTAGAATCCATCTTTCATTGATATCATGGGAGGTGATGATTCTCAATGGTAGGTTTTGTGGTCATGTTGCATATTTCTTTCTTACTCTCTTAAATTATCAACAGAAAGGTGGGAAGAATGATATGGTTGACATTGATCTGCTTtctcctcaaaaaagaaaatttattaggAACCTTTAAGggattttgtctctttttttccctcccccaCTTCAGAAGAGAAATGTTTATCACTGCAACAAATGCCGGCTGCAGTTTCTCTTTGCCAAGGACAAAATTGAACACAAGCTTCAACACCATAAAACCTTCCGTAAACCCAAGCAGCTGGAGGGCTTGAAACCAGGCACCAAGGTAAAGAGTTTGCCAGTGTCTTTTATAGGCCCAGGGAGGGAGGAATAGAGATTTTCAGTATTCTGAAATTTAGTGTGGGTGATGTCTCATTGTTACTTCCCTTGGTTCTCAGGTGACAATCCGGGCTTCCCGAGGGCAGCCACGAACTGTTCCTGTATCCTCTAATGATACACCTCCCAGCGCCTTGCAGGAGGCAGCACCGCTGACCTCCTCAATGGACCCTCTGCCTGTCTTCCTTTATCCCCCTGTCCAGCGCAGCATCCAGAAGAGAGCTGTTAGGAAAATGTCAGCGCCTTCTTCTAAGTGCTGGGCGGGTGGGGACTGGGTGGCCAGGATTATTCCTGATACACAGTGCAATCTGGTAGCATTTTAGCAGGGTTTGTTGTCTGAAAATCCTACATTTTGGGGACCCATGAGGCAGtaatgagaattcttttttttttccccccacaggAGTGTCATGGGCCGGCAGACATGCCTGGAGTGCAGCTTCGAGATCCCAGACTTCCCTAATCATTTCCCTACTTACGTACACTGCTCTCTGTGTCGCTATAGCACCTGCTGTTCTCGAGCTTATGCCAACCACATGATCAAGTAAGTTGGTTTTTAACCAGTGTTTTAGCTTGAgagttcagattctttttttcttcttcttcttttttttttttttttttttttttggagacggggtctcactctgtcccctaggctggagtgcaatagcacgatcttggctcactgcaacctctgcctcctgggttcaagtgattctcctgtctcagcctcccaagtagctgggattataggtgtgcaccaccatgcctggctgatttttttgtatttttagtagagacggggtttcaccttgttggccaggctggtctcaaactcctgagctcaggtgatccacctgcctcggcctccctaaagtgctgggattacagacatgagccactgcgcccagccccagccagATTCTTGAGCACTCATTTCATTTTCTCCCCTGCTTCTAATATGTTTCCTCCTTCAACTCTTAGAGCTATTTGTTCTTCTCTCCTAGCAGAGTGAGAGGCTCTGTTTTTTCGGTTTTGATGGTCTGTGCTCTAATTTCATAGGGCCTTGCTATTCAAGTACCAGTAGTATTAggtgggagcttgttagaaatgctgaCTCTCAGCCCCGCCCTAGGCCTACTGAACCAGAATGTGAATTTTAATAGATCCTCAGTGACTTGTATGCATATTAAAGTTTAAGAAGCATGGTGACAGGAAAACTGGCTTAGGTTGAGATTAGGGTGCACTGAAGAAGCGTCTCTTTTGTTGGGGGCATTGTCACTGGCTGGTGATCTCTAGCTTAGCCAGCAGAACTCCATAACTCATAccacttctttgtctttctcagcAATCATGTTCCACGGAAGAGCCCCAAGTATTTggctttgtttaaaaattctgTGAGGTAAGAAAAAACTTATTGGCAGCATCTTAATTTTTCAggtttttacattaattttcagGTTTTTCATTATTTGGAGAGGTGGTTATGTgaattaatttcagaaaaaggagaaagtgggagggcattccttttctttcttaagcCTCAAAGCTTAATGGTCTCAAGTGTCACTGCTGTATTTGTCTTACATAGTCTCAATTCTCTTTTTTAGTGGAATCAAGCTGGCCTGCACTTCATGTACCTTTGTTACCTCTGTGGGCGATGCTATGGCCAAGCATTTGGTATTCAACCCCTCTCACAGATCCAGCAGCATCCTGCCACGGGGTAAGTAGGAGAGAAGGGGATTAGTTGAGCAAGGGGAGGAAAAAAGATACAGGTTCGTACTGTATGCATCAGGAGCATACCTACCTGGCCTCACTCATTCACTGTTGAGATGTGCTGGACCTAATTAGAAACCTTTCGACCTGAAGTTTATATAAAACTGGGAAAGCTGGTCACTGCGAACAGCGTATTTGTATGTAGTAAGTTGAATCCCAGGGCACTGTCTTTGGAGGGCTTATTTTTTCACTGAGCTaactatttttgttgtttcattttccaTAGGACTCACTTGGATAGCTCACTCAAGGTAACAAAAACTCACCTCACAATTTAATTTCTGGTTTGCAGTGTGTTTActctttgtcattattattattattatcatactaTTGTTTCAATTTCCTAGTTGAACTGAgatttctcctcttctctttgcTCCTCACCCCTTTAGGCATGGCCAGACTCGTGACCGAGTGCATGACCGGAACGTGAAGAATATGtaccctcctccttccttccccactaACAAAGCTGCCACTGTGAAATCTGCGGGGGCCACCCCAGCTGAGCCTGAAGAGCTACTAACTCCCTTAGCCCCAGCACTCCCATCACCAGCCTCAACTGCAACCCCACCACCAACCCCCACTCACCCGCAGGCTTTAGCCCTTCCACCGCTGGCTACAGAGGGAGCCGAATGTCTGAATGTTGATGATCAGGATGAAGGGAGCCCAGTCACCCAAGAACCTGAGCTAGCAtcaggtggtggtggtagtggtggggtTGGCAAAAAGGAGCAGCTGTCTGTGAAGAAGCTTCGAGTAGTACTGTTTGCTCTATGCTGCAATACAGAACAGGCAGCTGAACACTTCCGAAATCCCCAGCGACGTATTCGCCGTTGGCTTCGACGTTTCCAGGCCTCCCAGGGGGAGAATCTAGAGGGCAAATATCTGAGCTTTGAGGCAGAAGAGAAACTGGCTGAGTGGGTGCTAACCCAGCGCGAACAACAGCTACCTGTAAATGAGGAGACCTTGTTCCAGAAGGCCACCAAAATAGGACGTTCTTTGGAAGGGGGGTTTAAGATCTCCTATGAGTGGGCTGTGCGTTTCATGCTGCGGCACCACCTGACTCCCCATGCCCGGCGAGCTGTGGCCCACACCCTACCTAAGGATGTAGCAGAGAATGCAGGACTCTTCATTGATTTTGTACAACGGCAGATTCACAACCAGGACTTACCCTTGTCTATGATTGTGGCTATTGATGAGATCTCTTTGTTCCTGGATACAGAGGTGCTGAGCAGTGATGATCGAAAGGAGAATGCCCtgcagacagtgggcacaggggAACCTTGGTGTGATGTAGTCCTAGCCATTCTGGCAGATGGCACTGTCCTTCCCACCCTGGTTTTCTACAGAGGGCAGATGGATCAGCCTGCTAACATGCCAGACTCCATATTGCTAGAGGCAAAGGAGAGTGGCTACAGTGATGACGAGATCATGGAGCTGTGGTCAACTCGAGTGTGGCAGAAGCACACAGCTTGCCAGCGCAGCAAAGGCATGCTTGTGATGGACTGTCATCGCACTCACTTGTCAGAAGAGGTACTGGCTATGCTTAGTGCCTCTAGCACTTTGCCTGCAGTGGTCCCAGCAGGCTGTAGCTCCAAAATTCAGCCATTAGATGTATGCATCAAAAGAACTGTCAAGAACTTCCTGCATAAAAAATGGAAGGAACAGGCTCGGGAAATGGCAGATACTGCATGTGATTCTGATGTCCTGCTTCAGCTGGTGCTTGTCTGGCTGGGTGAAGTGCTAGGTGTCATTGGGGACTGTCCAGAGCTAGTTCAGCGCTCCTTCCTGGTGGCTAGTGTTCTGCCTGGCCCCGATGGCAACATTAACTCACCTACAAGAAATGCTGACATGCAGGAGGAGCTAATTGCCTCCCTAGAGGAGCAACTGAAGCTGAGTGGGGAACATTCTGAGTCTTCCACTCCACGACCCAGATCATCTCCTGAAGAGACAATTGAGCCTGAAAGTCTTCACCAGCTCTTTGAGGGTGAAAGTGAGACCGAGTCTTTCTATGGCTTTGAAGAAGCTGACCTAGATCTGATGGAGATTTGAGTGTTGGGGTCATGAGGGGGtgtggagtgggggtgggaaCATGTGAGGGAGGGTAAAGGGGCTTAGGGAAAAGGGGGCATACCAGGTGGGGtatttggtttctattttttaattttataccaCCACTCCCCCCTGAAGTTGACTTACACTTCCCTGTGGATTTGTGGATTAATTAGGAAAACCAATAGTAATCACGTCTGAGCCAAGGAGCTGGCCCATTGGTCATTCACTTCTGCTAAAAACAggtttttgtgacttttttttttttaaatttaaatcactGTGTTTggtatttttctgacaaaattaagaaaaagaaaaaaattatttgtgggcgaatgttaaatttttttgtttcccctTTTACCTCAATTGTATCATAgtactgggtttttttgtttgttttattgtgtgGCCAATGTCTTTGGGCATGATGCTATCTAATCATTGTTAATGTGAGAACATTTCTGAAGATGGGAAAGACAAATTATGTAGCTCACAAACTGgtttattatatatatggataaaaaacttttttcattGT
This genomic window contains:
- the POGZ gene encoding pogo transposable element with ZNF domain isoform X4, which gives rise to MADTDLFMECEEEELEPWQKISDVIEDSVVEDYNSVDKTTTAGNPLVQQGGQPLILTQNPAPGLGTMVTQPVLRPVQVMQNANHVTSSPVASQPIFITTQGFPVRNVRPVQNAMNQVGIVLNVQQGQTVRPITLVPAPGTQFVKPTVGVPQVFSQMTPVRPGSTMPVRPTTNTFTTVIPATLTIRSTVPQSQSQQTKSTPSTSTTPTATQPTSLGQLAVQSPGQSNQTTNPKLVSIASFVTVKRPGVTGENSNEVAKLVNTLNTIPSLGQSPGPVVVSNNSSAHGSQRTSGPESSMKVTSSIPVFDLQDGGRKICPRCNAQFRVTEALRGHMCYCCPEMVEYQKKGKSLDSEPSVPSAAKPPSPEKTAPVASTPSSTPIPALSPPTKVPEPNENVGDAVQTKLIMLVDDFYYGRDGGKVAQLTNFPKVATSFRCPHCTKRLKNNIRFMNHMKHHVELDQQNGEVDGHTICQHCYRQFSTPFQLQCHLENVHSPYESTTKCKICEWAFESEPLFLQHMKDTHKPGEMPYVCQVCQYRSSLYSEVDVHFRMIHEDTRHLLCPYCLKVFKNGNAFQQHYMRHQKRNVYHCNKCRLQFLFAKDKIEHKLQHHKTFRKPKQLEGLKPGTKVTIRASRGQPRTVPVSSNDTPPSALQEAAPLTSSMDPLPVFLYPPVQRSIQKRAVRKMSVMGRQTCLECSFEIPDFPNHFPTYVHCSLCRYSTCCSRAYANHMINNHVPRKSPKYLALFKNSVSGIKLACTSCTFVTSVGDAMAKHLVFNPSHRSSSILPRGLTWIAHSRHGQTRDRVHDRNVKNMYPPPSFPTNKAATVKSAGATPAEPEELLTPLAPALPSPASTATPPPTPTHPQALALPPLATEGAECLNVDDQDEGSPVTQEPELASGGGGSGGVGKKEQLSVKKLRVVLFALCCNTEQAAEHFRNPQRRIRRWLRRFQASQGENLEGKYLSFEAEEKLAEWVLTQREQQLPVNEETLFQKATKIGRSLEGGFKISYEWAVRFMLRHHLTPHARRAVAHTLPKDVAENAGLFIDFVQRQIHNQDLPLSMIVAIDEISLFLDTEVLSSDDRKENALQTVGTGEPWCDVVLAILADGTVLPTLVFYRGQMDQPANMPDSILLEAKESGYSDDEIMELWSTRVWQKHTACQRSKGMLVMDCHRTHLSEEVLAMLSASSTLPAVVPAGCSSKIQPLDVCIKRTVKNFLHKKWKEQAREMADTACDSDVLLQLVLVWLGEVLGVIGDCPELVQRSFLVASVLPGPDGNINSPTRNADMQEELIASLEEQLKLSGEHSESSTPRPRSSPEETIEPESLHQLFEGESETESFYGFEEADLDLMEI